A region of Bacillus cabrialesii DNA encodes the following proteins:
- a CDS encoding 2,3-dihydro-2,3-dihydroxybenzoate dehydrogenase, with product MNAMGLKGKVAFITGAAQGIGEAVAQTLAGQGAHIAAVDYNPEKLEKVVSSLKAEGCHAEAFAADVRDSAEVDEITARIEREMGPIEILVNVAGVLRPGLIHSLSDEEWEATFSVNSTGVFNASRSVSKYMMDRRSGSIVTVGSNAAGVPRTSMAAYASSKAAAVMFTKCLGLELAEYNIRCNIVSPGSTETDMQWSLWADENGAEQVIKGSLETFKTGIPLKKLAQPSDIANAVLFMVSGQAGHITMHNLCVDGGATLGV from the coding sequence ATGAATGCAATGGGATTAAAGGGCAAAGTTGCTTTTATAACAGGAGCTGCCCAAGGGATCGGCGAAGCTGTTGCGCAAACACTAGCCGGCCAAGGCGCACACATTGCGGCAGTTGATTATAATCCTGAAAAACTGGAAAAAGTCGTGAGCAGCCTCAAAGCGGAAGGCTGCCATGCGGAAGCCTTTGCCGCGGATGTAAGAGACAGCGCGGAGGTTGACGAGATTACGGCGCGCATCGAGCGTGAAATGGGGCCGATTGAGATTTTGGTGAATGTAGCGGGTGTCCTTCGCCCGGGACTAATCCATTCTCTCAGTGATGAGGAATGGGAGGCTACGTTCTCAGTGAATTCGACCGGCGTATTTAACGCCTCGCGTTCAGTCAGCAAATATATGATGGACCGGAGATCAGGTTCGATTGTGACAGTCGGATCAAATGCCGCGGGTGTGCCGAGGACATCTATGGCGGCATATGCCTCTTCAAAGGCTGCGGCTGTGATGTTTACGAAATGTCTTGGACTTGAGCTTGCAGAATATAATATTCGCTGTAATATTGTGTCTCCCGGATCAACGGAAACAGACATGCAGTGGTCATTATGGGCCGATGAAAACGGAGCGGAGCAAGTCATAAAAGGATCACTTGAGACATTTAAGACAGGAATTCCGCTAAAAAAACTGGCTCAGCCTTCGGATATTGCGAATGCCGTGCTCTTTATGGTTTCTGGCCAGGCAGGGCATATTACGATGCATAATTTATGCGTGGATGGCGGCGCGACCTTAGGCGTATAA
- the besA gene encoding ferri-bacillibactin esterase BesA, translated as MNENTTDRVKGGTQNAFTIPGTEVRMMSSRNENRAYQIFISKPSTPPPPAGYPVIYLLDANSVFGTMTEAVRVQGRRPEKTGVIPAVIVGIGYETAEPFSSARHRDFTMPTAQSKLPERPDGREWPEHGGAEDFFRFIEEDLKAEIERDYQIDRNRQTIFGHSLGGLFVLQVLLSKPDAFQTYVAGSPSIHWNKSFILEKADHFASRVKKNNQPINILLAAGEFEQHHKSRMNDNARELYERLAVLSGQGIRAEFCEFSGEGHISVLPVLVSRALRFALHPDGPHISMG; from the coding sequence ATGAATGAGAATACAACTGACCGGGTGAAAGGCGGGACACAAAACGCATTTACCATTCCTGGTACGGAAGTGCGTATGATGTCTTCACGCAATGAAAACCGTGCTTATCAAATTTTCATCTCGAAACCGAGTACACCGCCGCCGCCCGCTGGTTATCCTGTCATTTATCTGCTGGATGCCAATTCTGTCTTCGGAACGATGACGGAAGCCGTCCGAGTCCAAGGGCGCCGTCCTGAAAAAACCGGGGTGATTCCTGCTGTCATCGTCGGCATCGGCTATGAGACAGCAGAACCGTTCTCCTCGGCGCGCCACCGGGATTTTACAATGCCCACAGCTCAATCGAAGCTGCCGGAAAGGCCCGACGGAAGAGAATGGCCTGAGCATGGGGGAGCGGAGGACTTTTTCAGATTTATTGAGGAGGATCTGAAAGCGGAGATAGAACGAGATTACCAGATTGACAGAAACAGGCAAACGATCTTTGGCCACTCGCTTGGCGGACTGTTCGTGCTGCAGGTGCTGTTATCAAAGCCGGATGCGTTTCAAACGTACGTTGCGGGAAGTCCGTCCATTCATTGGAATAAATCGTTTATTCTTGAGAAAGCGGACCATTTCGCATCCCGCGTCAAGAAGAACAATCAGCCTATCAATATCCTGCTTGCCGCAGGAGAATTTGAGCAGCATCATAAAAGCCGGATGAACGATAATGCAAGGGAGCTTTACGAGCGGCTGGCCGTTTTATCTGGACAAGGCATTCGGGCAGAATTTTGCGAGTTTTCAGGAGAAGGACATATTTCGGTTCTTCCTGTTTTGGTCAGCCGGGCGCTGCGTTTTGCGCTTCACCCTGACGGACCGCATATTTCAATGGGCTGA
- a CDS encoding sulfite oxidase-like oxidoreductase translates to MYFGKTKQSNQSGRVPPNQNVTTSFPVLHTGNVPYYEDMAKWNLQVYGLVDHPMLLSFEDVKAFPQYESKNDIHCVTGWSRLDNVWQGVRARDIAEKAGVKEEAGYVILHAEEGWTTNLALDDFLAETSLLAYAHHGEPLTPEHGFPLRGVFPHLYFWKSAKWLRGIQFTKENHPGFWEQNGYHMRGDPWQNQRFTWD, encoded by the coding sequence ATGTATTTCGGAAAAACAAAACAATCCAATCAATCTGGGAGAGTCCCGCCAAACCAAAACGTCACAACCTCATTTCCTGTGCTTCATACGGGAAATGTACCGTATTACGAGGATATGGCCAAATGGAATCTTCAAGTATACGGATTGGTTGACCATCCGATGCTGCTAAGCTTTGAAGATGTCAAAGCCTTTCCTCAGTACGAATCGAAAAATGACATCCATTGCGTCACTGGATGGTCAAGGCTTGATAATGTGTGGCAAGGCGTGCGGGCACGTGATATAGCGGAAAAAGCGGGTGTAAAAGAAGAAGCGGGCTACGTCATTTTACATGCGGAAGAGGGCTGGACGACCAATCTGGCGCTTGATGATTTTTTGGCTGAAACCTCACTTTTGGCTTATGCGCATCATGGCGAGCCTTTAACGCCTGAACACGGCTTCCCGCTGCGGGGCGTGTTTCCGCATCTGTATTTTTGGAAAAGCGCCAAGTGGCTGCGCGGCATCCAATTTACGAAAGAAAATCACCCCGGCTTTTGGGAGCAGAATGGCTATCACATGAGAGGAGACCCTTGGCAAAATCAAAGGTTTACATGGGATTAA
- a CDS encoding biotin transporter BioY: MKQHKLRAGDMALIGMFAALMAVGANITSVAPFLQVAGIPLSMQPFFCLLAALLLGSRRAAIAMVVYALVGLAGAPVFAKFSAGFAPFAGQSGGFILSYIPAAFAAGWFLERKLQPSKVRFLVASLIGTAIMYIIGTTYMYLALKLWIHTPVSYGTTWGYMTWFMVKDTALAVVLAVIAPAIYRSIHKATGFNSNHISST; encoded by the coding sequence ATGAAACAACATAAACTTCGTGCGGGAGATATGGCGCTGATCGGCATGTTCGCCGCACTTATGGCTGTCGGCGCCAACATTACATCAGTGGCACCCTTTTTACAAGTAGCCGGCATTCCGCTGTCAATGCAGCCGTTTTTTTGTCTTTTGGCGGCCTTGCTGCTCGGCAGCAGACGAGCAGCGATTGCCATGGTCGTCTATGCGCTTGTCGGATTGGCCGGAGCGCCTGTGTTTGCTAAGTTTTCCGCGGGCTTCGCGCCGTTTGCCGGTCAAAGCGGCGGATTTATTCTCTCATACATCCCGGCGGCTTTTGCAGCTGGATGGTTTTTAGAACGCAAACTCCAGCCAAGCAAAGTCCGATTCCTCGTTGCTTCACTAATCGGAACGGCGATCATGTATATCATCGGCACAACCTATATGTATCTTGCACTGAAGCTCTGGATTCATACTCCAGTGAGCTACGGCACGACTTGGGGATATATGACTTGGTTTATGGTAAAAGACACGGCGCTGGCTGTGGTTCTGGCAGTTATCGCACCTGCAATCTACCGTTCTATTCATAAAGCAACCGGCTTTAACAGCAATCACATATCATCCACATAA
- a CDS encoding Na+/H+ antiporter family protein → MNAVVIAVLLMLVLSLLRVNIVIALILGALAGGLTGGLGLGETVKAFTDGLGGNATVAVSYAMLGAFAAALTKTGLPDAMVEASVKLIGNKEDSRKKALSKVLIVLIILIVSCFSQNVVPVHIAFIPVLIPPLLKIFNELEMDRRLIACVITFGLTAPYILLPVGFGQIFQGMLKDNMADAGLNVSLGDIPYALMIPVAGMVAGLILSIIVFRKPKTYETKEISGANASPYTKKSLAIAVLAIVVSLGVQLYLSQTLGVEGMIMGALAGLIILFVSGVMKRDEADSLITDGMVLMAFIGFVMLVAAGFSNVLTKTGDVEALVKTSAGFIGHSQSLGALLMLIVGLLITMGIGSSFATIPVITTIFVPLCMQLGFSPMATVAIIGAAAALGDAGSPASDSTLGPTSGLSADGQHHHIWDTCVPTFIFYNIPLIIFGWIAALVL, encoded by the coding sequence ATGAATGCAGTCGTTATCGCAGTGCTGCTTATGCTTGTTTTAAGCCTGCTGCGTGTCAATATTGTTATCGCATTAATCTTAGGCGCCTTGGCCGGCGGGTTAACAGGCGGGCTCGGTCTTGGCGAAACGGTTAAAGCCTTTACTGACGGACTCGGCGGAAATGCCACCGTTGCAGTCAGCTACGCCATGCTTGGCGCGTTTGCTGCGGCTTTAACGAAAACGGGTCTTCCGGACGCCATGGTGGAAGCCTCTGTTAAATTAATCGGAAATAAAGAAGATTCTCGCAAAAAAGCACTGTCCAAAGTGCTGATTGTGCTGATTATTTTAATCGTATCTTGTTTCTCGCAAAACGTTGTTCCGGTTCACATCGCATTTATCCCGGTGCTGATTCCGCCGCTTTTGAAAATCTTTAATGAACTTGAAATGGACCGCCGTCTGATTGCGTGTGTGATCACATTCGGATTAACGGCTCCTTATATTTTGCTGCCGGTCGGTTTCGGCCAAATCTTTCAGGGCATGCTCAAGGATAATATGGCAGATGCCGGATTAAACGTATCTCTCGGTGATATTCCTTACGCCTTAATGATTCCGGTTGCGGGTATGGTTGCAGGTCTGATTTTATCAATCATCGTATTCCGTAAGCCGAAAACATACGAAACAAAAGAAATATCTGGTGCGAACGCTTCTCCATATACGAAAAAAAGCCTGGCTATCGCGGTGCTTGCCATTGTCGTGTCACTCGGCGTTCAGCTCTACTTATCTCAGACCTTGGGAGTAGAAGGGATGATTATGGGGGCGCTGGCGGGCCTGATTATTCTGTTTGTCAGCGGTGTGATGAAGCGTGATGAGGCGGACTCGCTGATAACTGACGGAATGGTCTTAATGGCCTTTATCGGCTTTGTCATGCTTGTTGCAGCCGGATTTTCAAATGTATTGACCAAAACCGGAGATGTCGAGGCACTGGTCAAAACATCAGCTGGCTTTATCGGACACAGTCAGTCGTTGGGCGCATTGCTGATGCTCATTGTCGGCTTGTTGATTACAATGGGAATCGGATCTTCTTTTGCGACGATTCCAGTCATCACAACCATTTTTGTGCCTCTATGTATGCAGCTCGGTTTTAGCCCGATGGCAACGGTCGCGATTATCGGAGCGGCTGCTGCGCTTGGCGATGCCGGTTCACCTGCCAGCGACAGTACACTTGGGCCGACTTCAGGATTAAGCGCGGACGGCCAGCATCACCACATTTGGGATACTTGTGTGCCGACATTTATATTTTATAATATTCCGCTTATCATCTTTGGCTGGATTGCAGCGCTTGTTTTATAG
- a CDS encoding leucyl aminopeptidase has protein sequence MFYAVQQLEHTDTLVVGLFQKSRLTGKAMEIDEMLEGHLTQLLKDGDVSSKPNQVSKVFPTSSAGMKRIYFVGLGREANYSFEQAKECFAHVFQAIHKDRKQEAAVLLDTFMSEDVPAADAAHALAESCLLASYEVQDYKHKSNEPDKQIEAVYAVTDEDTQEVQAGLRVGQAYGQGVNSARTLVNMPGNMLTATDLASYAEELAAKYDFECEILEKSEMEELGMGGILAVNQGSDEPPKMIVLKYQGKKDWEDVVGLVGKGITFDTGGYSIKTKSGIVGMKSDMGGAAAVLGAMETIGELRPEQNVLAVIPSTDNMISGGAMKPDDVIVSLSGKTIEILNTDAEGRLVLADGITYAKQHGASVLVDVATLTGGVVVALGTETTGAMTNDQRFYEQVVDAAGECGEAIWQLPITEKDKKRVKSSQMADLSNSPGREGHAIMAGTFLGEFAEATPWVHLDIAGTATSNKATCFGPSGATGVMARTLATLAERFALEEDKSQS, from the coding sequence ATGTTTTATGCGGTTCAGCAACTAGAGCATACAGATACCCTTGTGGTCGGGCTTTTTCAAAAAAGCCGGCTGACAGGCAAAGCAATGGAAATTGATGAAATGCTGGAAGGCCATCTGACACAGCTGTTGAAAGATGGTGATGTCTCTTCGAAACCGAATCAAGTATCAAAAGTATTCCCTACATCTTCTGCGGGTATGAAACGGATTTATTTCGTTGGCTTGGGGAGAGAGGCAAATTATTCGTTTGAACAGGCGAAGGAATGTTTTGCTCATGTTTTTCAAGCCATTCATAAAGACCGAAAACAAGAAGCCGCTGTCCTGCTTGACACGTTTATGTCGGAAGACGTGCCAGCAGCCGATGCCGCTCATGCTTTAGCTGAGAGCTGCCTGCTTGCTTCCTATGAGGTGCAGGATTATAAACACAAATCAAATGAGCCGGACAAACAAATTGAGGCCGTGTATGCCGTCACAGATGAAGACACACAAGAAGTGCAGGCGGGACTTCGCGTCGGCCAGGCATACGGTCAAGGGGTAAATTCGGCTAGAACGCTTGTGAATATGCCAGGAAACATGCTGACAGCGACCGACCTTGCTTCTTATGCAGAGGAGCTTGCAGCGAAATATGATTTTGAGTGTGAAATATTGGAGAAATCAGAAATGGAAGAGCTCGGCATGGGAGGAATACTTGCGGTAAACCAAGGCTCTGACGAACCGCCGAAGATGATTGTGCTGAAGTATCAGGGCAAAAAGGATTGGGAAGACGTCGTCGGACTTGTCGGAAAAGGGATTACCTTTGATACAGGCGGCTACTCCATTAAAACGAAATCTGGAATTGTCGGCATGAAATCTGATATGGGAGGAGCGGCTGCGGTTCTTGGCGCAATGGAAACGATCGGAGAGCTTCGTCCAGAGCAAAATGTGCTGGCCGTTATACCGTCAACCGATAATATGATCTCCGGCGGGGCGATGAAGCCTGATGATGTCATCGTGTCATTAAGCGGAAAAACAATTGAAATCCTCAATACGGATGCTGAAGGAAGACTGGTGCTTGCCGATGGCATTACATACGCGAAACAGCATGGCGCGTCAGTGCTTGTTGATGTGGCTACACTTACCGGCGGCGTCGTGGTGGCATTAGGAACAGAAACGACCGGCGCTATGACAAATGATCAACGCTTTTATGAGCAGGTAGTCGATGCAGCGGGGGAGTGCGGCGAGGCGATCTGGCAGCTGCCGATAACAGAGAAGGATAAAAAACGTGTGAAAAGCAGCCAAATGGCGGACCTCAGCAATTCGCCGGGACGTGAAGGACATGCGATTATGGCAGGCACGTTTCTTGGTGAATTTGCTGAAGCAACGCCTTGGGTTCATCTAGATATTGCGGGCACGGCGACTTCAAATAAAGCAACTTGCTTCGGCCCGTCCGGAGCCACCGGCGTGATGGCCAGAACACTGGCCACGCTGGCGGAGCGATTTGCATTGGAAGAAGATAAAAGCCAGTCATGA
- a CDS encoding divergent PAP2 family protein, translating into MELLTNFPLLSSLAAIIFAQVVKVPIQFIVSRKLDWSLVTSTGGMPSSHSAAVTALSTGVALEHGLGSSLFAVSAIFAVITMFDATGVRRHAGEQATVLNKLVIDFNRFVNEAKDFPKAEDKEKQKKLKELLGHQPIEVFFGGLTGILLTLILAYFFM; encoded by the coding sequence ATGGAACTTTTAACGAATTTTCCTTTATTATCAAGCCTGGCCGCGATTATTTTTGCTCAGGTCGTCAAAGTGCCCATCCAGTTTATCGTATCCAGAAAACTGGACTGGTCGCTGGTCACAAGTACGGGCGGCATGCCGAGCTCTCACTCCGCAGCGGTCACTGCGCTTTCTACAGGCGTAGCCTTGGAGCACGGATTAGGCTCCTCTCTCTTTGCGGTTTCCGCCATTTTCGCCGTCATTACCATGTTTGACGCAACCGGCGTCAGACGTCACGCCGGTGAACAGGCAACAGTTCTCAATAAGCTTGTCATTGATTTTAACCGCTTCGTAAATGAAGCAAAGGACTTCCCGAAAGCCGAAGATAAAGAAAAGCAAAAAAAGCTGAAGGAGCTTCTCGGGCACCAGCCAATCGAGGTCTTTTTCGGAGGGTTAACAGGTATTTTACTGACATTGATACTTGCTTACTTTTTTATGTAA
- the spsC gene encoding stationary phase survival protein SpsC has protein sequence MMLNMIRRLLMTCLFLLAFGTTFLSVSGIEAKDLSKWVQEHQEKHLKHAGLTLKALQQKKTQTMSAAKDKTKPLEEAFDWDEYPVQKVTATGYTAGAESTGKKPGDPLYGLTYSGVKVKRDLYSTVAADPSVFPIGTILFIPNYGLGVVADTGSAIKGNRLDLYFETVKDVYNEWGKKTLDVYVIKKGTGKVTEDELEKLNETKSLQVFRNQYKTVKE, from the coding sequence ATGATGTTGAATATGATCAGACGTTTGCTGATGACCTGTTTATTTCTGCTTGCATTTGGCACGACATTTTTATCAGTGTCAGGAATTGAAGCGAAGGACTTGTCAAAATGGGTGCAGGAACATCAAGAAAAGCACTTGAAGCATGCAGGACTGACATTAAAAGCATTGCAGCAGAAAAAAACACAAACCATGTCCGCGGCTAAGGATAAAACAAAACCGTTAGAGGAAGCATTTGACTGGGACGAGTATCCGGTCCAAAAAGTAACAGCAACAGGCTACACAGCAGGAGCTGAATCGACGGGAAAGAAGCCTGGCGATCCATTATACGGGCTTACATATTCAGGCGTGAAAGTGAAACGGGATTTATACTCCACGGTTGCCGCTGACCCGTCCGTTTTTCCGATCGGGACGATTTTATTCATCCCGAATTACGGTCTCGGAGTTGTGGCCGACACAGGATCAGCTATTAAGGGAAACCGCCTTGATCTGTACTTCGAAACCGTCAAAGATGTGTACAATGAATGGGGCAAAAAAACCCTTGATGTATATGTGATTAAAAAGGGAACGGGAAAGGTCACCGAAGATGAGCTTGAGAAGCTCAATGAAACAAAATCGTTGCAGGTGTTCAGAAATCAATATAAAACTGTGAAAGAATAA
- a CDS encoding YuiB family protein, with protein sequence MISLPVVIISIVLFFVLFFGIGFLLNMLLRMSWIMAVIYPVVCLFIISKEKLISYVQSPGESFAGLFHRIVSLAAADVLILASGLAGAIVSGVAINMLRKRGYQMF encoded by the coding sequence TTGATTAGTCTGCCAGTCGTAATCATCTCAATTGTTTTGTTTTTTGTCTTGTTTTTTGGAATCGGTTTCTTATTAAACATGCTGCTGAGAATGTCTTGGATAATGGCTGTGATTTATCCGGTTGTATGCCTTTTCATTATCAGCAAGGAAAAGCTGATCAGCTATGTCCAGTCGCCGGGAGAATCCTTTGCCGGCCTGTTTCATCGTATCGTGTCATTAGCAGCTGCCGATGTGCTGATTTTAGCTAGCGGTTTGGCTGGTGCGATCGTGTCCGGTGTAGCGATCAATATGCTCAGAAAAAGAGGATATCAAATGTTTTAA
- a CDS encoding YuiA family protein: protein MKTATTTASHACPFCSGKGYFQLILGGSETCPSCQGTGKDSHSFSSR, encoded by the coding sequence ATGAAAACTGCAACGACAACCGCTTCACATGCATGCCCATTTTGCTCAGGGAAAGGGTATTTTCAATTGATCCTCGGCGGTTCAGAGACTTGTCCGTCATGTCAGGGGACAGGAAAAGACAGTCATTCTTTTTCCAGCCGTTGA
- a CDS encoding NAD(P)/FAD-dependent oxidoreductase has translation MALNKPKIVILGAGYGGLMTVTRLTKFVGPNDADITLVNKHNYHYETTWMHEASAGTLHHDRCRYQIKDVINQSRVNFVQDTVKAINIDEKKVVLANGELQYDYLVIGLGAVPETFGIKGLKEYAFPIANINTSRLLREHIELQFATYNTEAEKRPDRLTIVVGGAGFTGIEFLGELAARVPELCKEYDIDRSLVRIVCVEAAPTVLPGFDPELVDYAVHYLEENGVEFKIGTAVQECTPEGVRVGKKDEEPEQIKSQTVVWAAGVRGHPIVEEAGFENMRGRVKVNPDLRAPGHDNVFILGDSSLFMNEDTERPYPPTAQIAMQQGITVAKNLGKLIKGGELEQFKPDIKGTVASLGEHNAVGVVYGRKLKGTPASFMKKVIDNRSLFLIGGLGLTLKKGKFKFF, from the coding sequence ATGGCATTGAATAAGCCCAAAATCGTGATTTTAGGTGCAGGATATGGCGGATTGATGACGGTAACAAGGCTGACAAAGTTTGTCGGGCCGAATGATGCTGATATTACGCTTGTGAATAAACACAATTATCATTATGAAACGACATGGATGCATGAAGCGAGCGCGGGAACGCTCCACCATGACCGCTGCCGTTATCAGATAAAAGATGTAATCAACCAGTCGCGGGTCAATTTTGTACAGGATACCGTAAAGGCGATCAACATTGATGAGAAAAAAGTTGTGCTTGCGAATGGAGAGCTGCAATACGATTATTTAGTCATCGGGCTCGGAGCCGTGCCTGAAACGTTCGGCATTAAAGGCTTGAAAGAATATGCGTTTCCGATCGCCAATATCAACACGTCACGCCTGCTGCGGGAACATATTGAACTGCAGTTTGCGACTTACAATACGGAAGCGGAAAAGCGGCCGGACAGGTTAACAATCGTTGTAGGCGGAGCCGGGTTCACGGGAATCGAATTTCTCGGCGAGCTGGCAGCCCGCGTGCCTGAGCTCTGTAAGGAGTATGACATTGACAGAAGCCTTGTCCGCATCGTTTGTGTGGAAGCAGCGCCGACCGTTTTGCCGGGGTTTGATCCTGAGCTTGTCGATTATGCGGTTCATTATCTTGAGGAAAACGGAGTTGAGTTTAAGATCGGCACGGCAGTACAAGAATGTACACCGGAAGGAGTCAGAGTCGGGAAAAAAGATGAAGAACCTGAGCAGATCAAATCGCAAACCGTTGTATGGGCGGCAGGTGTCCGCGGCCATCCGATTGTGGAGGAAGCCGGTTTTGAAAATATGCGCGGCCGAGTCAAAGTCAATCCTGATCTTCGCGCACCCGGACATGACAACGTCTTCATTCTCGGCGACAGCTCACTGTTTATGAATGAAGATACTGAGCGCCCGTATCCGCCGACTGCGCAAATTGCGATGCAGCAGGGGATCACGGTTGCTAAGAACCTTGGCAAGCTCATTAAAGGCGGAGAGCTTGAGCAATTTAAGCCGGACATTAAGGGAACGGTGGCATCTCTTGGCGAGCATAACGCGGTTGGAGTCGTTTATGGCAGAAAGCTGAAAGGCACTCCGGCTTCGTTTATGAAAAAAGTCATCGATAACCGCTCGCTGTTTTTGATTGGCGGACTCGGACTGACGCTGAAAAAAGGCAAGTTTAAGTTTTTCTAA
- the yumC gene encoding ferredoxin--NADP reductase 2 produces the protein MREDTKVYDITIIGGGPVGLFTAFYGGMRQASVKIIESLPQLGGQLSALYPEKYIYDVAGFPKIRAQELINNLKEQMAKFDQTICLEQAVESVEKQADGVFKLVTNEETHYSKTVIITAGNGAFKPRKLELENAEQYEGKNLHYFVDDLQKFAGRRVAILGGGDSAVDWALMLEPIAKEVSIIHRRDKFRAHEHSVENLHASKVNVLTPFVPAELIGEDKIEQLVLEEVKGDRKEILEIDDLIVNYGFVSSLGPIKNWGLDIEKNSIVVKSTMETNIEGFFAAGDICTYEGKVNLIASGFGEAPTAVNNAKAYMDPKARVQPLHSTSLFENK, from the coding sequence ATGCGAGAGGATACAAAGGTTTATGATATTACAATTATAGGCGGGGGACCGGTCGGCTTATTCACAGCTTTTTACGGAGGCATGAGACAGGCAAGCGTCAAAATTATCGAAAGCCTGCCTCAGCTCGGCGGACAGCTTAGCGCCCTATACCCTGAAAAATATATCTACGATGTAGCGGGCTTCCCGAAAATCCGCGCACAAGAGCTTATCAATAACCTAAAAGAGCAAATGGCGAAATTCGACCAAACCATTTGTCTGGAGCAAGCGGTTGAATCTGTTGAGAAACAAGCGGACGGCGTGTTTAAGCTTGTGACAAATGAAGAAACCCACTACTCCAAAACAGTCATCATCACTGCAGGAAACGGCGCATTCAAACCGAGAAAGCTGGAGCTTGAAAATGCCGAGCAATATGAAGGCAAAAACCTTCACTACTTCGTTGACGATTTGCAAAAATTCGCCGGCAGACGCGTCGCGATCCTTGGCGGCGGAGATTCAGCGGTTGACTGGGCGCTTATGCTTGAGCCGATCGCAAAAGAAGTATCCATCATTCACCGCCGCGATAAGTTCCGCGCGCACGAGCACAGTGTGGAAAACCTTCATGCGTCTAAGGTAAATGTCCTGACACCATTCGTCCCTGCGGAGCTGATCGGGGAAGACAAAATTGAACAGCTTGTGCTTGAAGAAGTGAAAGGCGACCGCAAAGAGATTTTAGAAATTGATGACTTAATCGTCAACTACGGTTTCGTTTCATCTCTTGGACCGATCAAAAACTGGGGTCTGGACATCGAGAAAAATTCCATTGTCGTCAAATCAACAATGGAAACAAACATCGAAGGCTTCTTTGCAGCAGGTGACATTTGTACATACGAAGGAAAAGTCAACCTGATCGCAAGCGGCTTCGGCGAGGCACCGACAGCAGTGAACAACGCCAAGGCTTACATGGATCCGAAAGCCCGCGTACAGCCTCTTCATTCAACAAGTCTTTTTGAAAATAAATAA
- the guaC gene encoding GMP reductase, producing the protein MENVFDYEDIQLIPAKCIVNSRSECDTSVRLGGRTFTLPVVPANMQTIIDEELAIQLAENGYFYVMHRFEPETRIDFIKDMNARGLFSSISVGVKDEEYEFVRQLAEENLTPEYVTIDIAHGHSNAVIEMIQHLKKHLPDTFVIAGNVGTPEAVRELENAGADATKVGIGPGKVCITKIKTGFGTGGWQLAALRWCAKAASKPIIADGGIRTHGDIAKSIRFGATMVMIGSLFAGHEESPGQTIEKDGKLYKEYFGSASEFQKGEKKNVEGKKMHVPHKGSIKDTLIEMEQDLQSSISYAGGTKLDAIRNVDYVIVKNSIFNGDKY; encoded by the coding sequence ATGGAAAACGTATTTGATTACGAAGATATTCAATTAATTCCTGCAAAATGCATTGTGAACAGCCGTTCAGAATGTGATACATCCGTACGTTTAGGCGGACGTACATTTACATTGCCCGTCGTTCCTGCCAATATGCAGACGATTATAGATGAAGAGCTAGCCATTCAATTAGCCGAAAATGGCTACTTTTATGTGATGCACCGATTTGAACCTGAAACACGAATTGATTTTATTAAAGATATGAACGCACGCGGATTATTCTCTTCTATCAGCGTTGGCGTCAAAGATGAGGAGTACGAATTTGTCCGCCAGCTGGCGGAAGAAAATCTCACGCCCGAGTATGTGACAATTGACATTGCTCACGGACATTCAAATGCTGTCATCGAAATGATTCAGCACCTCAAAAAACATTTGCCGGACACCTTTGTCATTGCCGGCAATGTCGGAACGCCGGAAGCAGTCAGAGAACTTGAAAACGCGGGAGCGGATGCCACTAAAGTCGGCATCGGACCGGGAAAAGTATGCATTACGAAAATCAAAACCGGCTTCGGCACAGGCGGCTGGCAATTAGCGGCGCTTCGCTGGTGTGCCAAAGCTGCGAGCAAACCGATTATCGCGGATGGCGGCATCCGCACACATGGCGACATCGCAAAATCAATCCGCTTCGGCGCCACAATGGTCATGATCGGTTCACTATTTGCCGGACACGAAGAATCACCGGGCCAAACGATCGAAAAAGACGGAAAGCTCTACAAAGAATACTTCGGCTCAGCCTCCGAATTCCAAAAAGGCGAAAAGAAAAATGTAGAAGGCAAAAAAATGCACGTGCCGCATAAGGGCTCAATCAAGGATACGCTGATTGAAATGGAACAGGATCTTCAATCTTCTATCTCTTACGCAGGCGGAACAAAGCTTGACGCGATCCGCAATGTGGATTATGTGATTGTGAAGAATTCGATTTTTAATGGGGATAAGTACTAA